One genomic window of Aquisalimonas sp. 2447 includes the following:
- a CDS encoding glycosyltransferase family 2 protein, with protein MSDITFSVVIPTHNRADALAHAVESVLGQTLAPIEVLIIDNGSRAVEVGALPPSSLIDVVRAMPGIGASQARNIGAVMASGSHIAFLDDDDAWEADYLAELAEVYQETRADVVLGSRKLMHNREVVPAKSVPVRDQAWFRQELLMGNPGVSGSCISVRCKCLLGTAGFDPLLVTGEDRGLVLELSQAGMHIERAERAFVLFRAEHGPSERLNQPRNLAIGRRRYLQKYWDFYTWRQRGLLIKQYIRLKFTGKL; from the coding sequence ATGAGCGACATAACGTTCTCAGTTGTTATCCCAACCCACAATCGCGCGGATGCACTGGCGCATGCGGTGGAGAGCGTCCTTGGGCAAACTTTGGCGCCAATCGAGGTTCTGATAATTGACAACGGTAGTCGTGCTGTTGAAGTTGGTGCGTTACCACCTTCGTCGCTGATTGATGTGGTACGTGCGATGCCAGGAATTGGAGCCTCCCAAGCGCGTAATATCGGTGCAGTCATGGCGAGTGGTTCGCACATCGCGTTTCTGGATGATGATGACGCATGGGAGGCGGACTATCTCGCTGAACTTGCCGAGGTGTATCAGGAAACAAGGGCTGACGTCGTACTCGGTTCTAGAAAGCTGATGCACAATCGCGAGGTTGTTCCGGCAAAATCGGTCCCTGTTCGCGACCAGGCATGGTTCCGGCAGGAGTTACTTATGGGGAATCCCGGTGTCTCGGGTAGCTGCATTTCCGTACGGTGCAAGTGCTTGCTTGGGACAGCCGGATTCGACCCGCTACTGGTTACGGGAGAGGACCGAGGTCTAGTCTTGGAGTTATCGCAGGCAGGGATGCATATTGAGCGCGCGGAGCGCGCTTTTGTTCTTTTTCGCGCCGAGCATGGTCCTTCGGAACGGCTTAATCAACCGCGCAACTTGGCGATTGGCCGGCGCCGGTACCTGCAGAAATACTGGGATTTCTATACTTGGCGGCAAAGAGGGCTACTTATCAAACAGTACATTAGGCTTAAGTTCACCGGCAAGCTATAA
- a CDS encoding sulfotransferase domain-containing protein has protein sequence MLSPSEIIQRAHAWRKRRFVYRIEEKINKDPLNHYLILSDPRGGSTWLAEIINLITGAPIIWEPLHIKNNPNFRDLGFGIREYIPEDQKWKECEKEFEMLFKGKTLNTWTLKHASPKAITLSDRFLFKFCRGNSLLPWLTTNFSFRLKPVHLLRHPFAVISSQLKQGGWDQGFEDFSIPTGHNRYIYTKHKTFLDSLQTREETLTALWCISNSVPLYKNKRNHEWITIFYEDLVINPRSQIETIFRHWGLDMPEFNFEFNKNSRTSLKDTPQSPEMRIGRWKQEIDAWKIERMQKVLHYFGFDLYAWHTPYPRKIVD, from the coding sequence ATGCTATCGCCTTCAGAGATTATTCAACGAGCACACGCCTGGAGGAAACGCCGTTTCGTCTACCGCATCGAAGAAAAGATAAATAAAGATCCGCTTAATCATTACTTGATATTAAGCGACCCAAGAGGGGGAAGCACCTGGCTCGCAGAAATAATCAATCTAATAACAGGTGCACCCATAATTTGGGAGCCTCTCCATATAAAAAATAACCCGAATTTTCGCGACTTGGGCTTCGGGATTCGGGAGTATATCCCTGAAGACCAGAAATGGAAGGAATGCGAAAAAGAATTTGAGATGCTCTTTAAGGGAAAAACCCTGAACACATGGACACTAAAACATGCTTCGCCCAAAGCCATAACGCTCTCAGATCGCTTCCTCTTTAAGTTTTGCCGTGGGAACTCACTCCTTCCTTGGCTAACTACAAACTTTTCTTTCCGACTCAAGCCCGTCCACCTTCTTAGACATCCTTTCGCCGTAATTTCCTCACAACTCAAACAAGGCGGATGGGACCAGGGCTTCGAAGATTTTTCTATACCTACTGGGCATAACCGATATATCTACACCAAGCACAAAACGTTTCTTGACTCTTTGCAAACGCGCGAAGAAACATTGACTGCTCTCTGGTGCATCTCTAATAGCGTTCCTCTTTACAAAAACAAACGAAACCATGAATGGATTACCATATTCTACGAGGATTTAGTTATAAACCCAAGGAGTCAGATAGAGACAATATTCCGCCATTGGGGCCTGGATATGCCAGAATTTAATTTTGAATTTAATAAGAACAGCCGAACTAGCCTAAAAGACACGCCTCAATCTCCAGAAATGCGGATAGGCAGATGGAAGCAAGAGATTGATGCCTGGAAGATTGAAAGAATGCAGAAAGTATTGCATTATTTTGGATTCGACCTATATGCTTGGCACACCCCTTACCCGAGAAAGATCGTGGACTGA